A region from the Terriglobia bacterium genome encodes:
- the ffh gene encoding signal recognition particle protein — protein MFDILTEKLQRTFKTLKGEAKLTENNVDFAMREIRLALLEADVNFKVVKDFIDRVRAKCLGTEVMTALSPAQQVISFVRDELIATLGDAEARLLFSKNPPSVFLVVGLQGSGKTTSVGKIAKWMMKNGHRPLLLSVDVYRPAAREQLNVIARDVEAKIFPGEGIDEPLALAKAALREASLSGYDVLLIDTAGRLHLDDELMQELATLKQQLKPSEILFVADAMTGQDAVKSAHEFHQRLGISGVILTKLDGDARGGAALSIRAVTGQPIKFVGVGEKPDALELFYPDRMVSRLLGMGDVLSLIEKAQETFDLKQAQRLEEKLRKDEFTLEDFRDQLRQMRKLGPLDKILGMLPQIGPMKDLQKANIDEKQLIHTEAMINSMTPRERRNHQIINGQRRKRIARGSGTTVNQVNQLLKQYAQMRKMMKSMTGGLAGGRLPRNLERFLPRQ, from the coding sequence ATGTTTGATATCTTGACTGAAAAACTTCAGCGGACCTTCAAGACCCTGAAAGGGGAAGCGAAGCTGACGGAAAACAATGTCGATTTTGCCATGCGTGAGATTCGCCTGGCTTTGCTCGAAGCAGACGTCAACTTCAAGGTCGTCAAGGACTTCATAGACCGGGTTCGAGCCAAGTGTCTCGGAACGGAGGTGATGACGGCGCTGTCTCCGGCGCAGCAGGTCATCTCCTTTGTCCGGGACGAACTGATCGCCACGCTGGGGGATGCTGAAGCGCGGCTTCTTTTCTCAAAGAACCCGCCGTCCGTTTTTCTGGTGGTCGGGCTTCAAGGGTCCGGGAAGACCACCTCCGTCGGCAAGATCGCCAAGTGGATGATGAAGAACGGCCACCGGCCGCTCCTTCTTTCGGTTGACGTCTACCGACCGGCCGCGCGGGAACAACTCAACGTCATCGCGCGCGATGTGGAAGCCAAGATATTTCCCGGTGAAGGGATCGATGAGCCCCTGGCCCTGGCGAAAGCGGCGCTGCGGGAGGCGAGCCTCTCGGGCTACGACGTGCTTCTGATCGACACCGCGGGCCGGCTTCACCTTGACGACGAGTTGATGCAGGAGCTGGCCACTCTGAAGCAGCAGCTCAAGCCCAGCGAAATTCTGTTCGTGGCGGATGCCATGACGGGTCAGGACGCGGTGAAGAGTGCCCACGAATTTCATCAGCGCCTGGGCATCAGCGGAGTGATTCTCACCAAGCTCGACGGCGACGCACGCGGGGGTGCCGCGCTTTCGATCCGGGCCGTGACGGGACAGCCCATCAAATTCGTCGGCGTGGGGGAAAAACCCGACGCCTTGGAACTGTTCTACCCTGATCGCATGGTCTCGCGTCTGCTGGGGATGGGCGACGTGCTCTCCCTGATCGAGAAGGCCCAGGAAACCTTTGATTTGAAGCAGGCCCAAAGGCTGGAAGAGAAGCTCCGCAAAGATGAATTTACGCTTGAAGATTTTCGAGACCAGTTGCGACAGATGCGGAAGCTCGGGCCCTTGGACAAGATTCTCGGCATGCTTCCTCAGATCGGCCCTATGAAAGACCTCCAAAAAGCCAACATTGACGAGAAGCAACTGATTCACACCGAAGCCATGATCAACTCGATGACGCCCCGTGAACGGCGAAACCATCAAATCATCAATGGCCAGAGGAGGAAACGGATCGCGCGCGGAAGCGGGACCACTGTGAATCAGGTGAACCAGTTGCTCAAGCAGTATGCGCAGATGCGGAAGATGATGAAATCCATGACCGGGGGCTTGGCGGGAGGACGTTTGCCCCGAAACCTGGAGCGGTTTCTTCCCCGGCAGTGA
- a CDS encoding KH domain-containing protein gives MKELIEQIAKALVDNPDQVFVRPIEGEQTTVLELKVAPSDLGKVIGKQGRTARSIRTILGAAGMKLKKRFTLEILE, from the coding sequence ATGAAGGAACTCATCGAGCAAATCGCCAAGGCCCTGGTGGATAACCCCGATCAAGTGTTTGTTCGCCCCATCGAAGGAGAGCAGACGACGGTCCTGGAATTGAAAGTCGCTCCCAGTGATCTTGGGAAAGTGATTGGAAAACAGGGACGCACGGCTCGTTCTATTCGGACGATTTTGGGCGCTGCGGGAATGAAGCTGAAGAAACGATTTACCCTGGAGATCCTTGAATAG
- a CDS encoding cell division protein ZapA — protein sequence MNNPDDSIPVEIYDQTYYLRGGPDPGYVKRLAESLDEKMREIADATRTIDSLKVAVLAALTMADEVERLKQENVELSAMLTEKTEACIKLLDSVMHDS from the coding sequence ATGAATAATCCCGACGACAGTATCCCGGTTGAAATCTACGACCAGACCTACTACCTGCGCGGGGGGCCTGATCCGGGATATGTGAAGCGGCTGGCCGAATCCCTCGACGAAAAAATGCGCGAGATTGCGGACGCCACGCGAACGATCGATTCCTTGAAGGTGGCGGTACTCGCCGCACTCACCATGGCGGACGAGGTGGAGCGGTTGAAACAGGAGAATGTGGAGCTTTCCGCCATGCTCACTGAGAAAACCGAGGCTTGCATCAAATTACTCGATTCCGTAATGCACGATTCGTAG
- the rpsP gene encoding 30S ribosomal protein S16, with protein sequence MFHRALTPKVEGRNLLTIRLSRVGAKKRPHYRIVVVEKDEARDGRYLEVLGTYYPLVNPAEIKLNRERYDHWLRRGAQPSETVKSFLKRQAAA encoded by the coding sequence ATGTTTCACCGGGCACTTACACCAAAGGTGGAGGGTAGAAATTTGTTGACCATTCGATTGAGCCGAGTCGGCGCTAAGAAGCGCCCTCACTATCGCATTGTCGTGGTCGAAAAAGATGAGGCACGCGATGGAAGATATCTGGAGGTTCTTGGAACTTATTACCCGCTGGTCAATCCGGCGGAGATCAAGTTGAATCGTGAGCGTTACGACCATTGGCTGCGTCGGGGCGCACAGCCATCGGAGACGGTGAAAAGTTTTCTCAAGCGTCAGGCCGCGGCCTGA
- the pheT gene encoding phenylalanine--tRNA ligase subunit beta, whose amino-acid sequence MKISYQWLRQFVDVPVEARRLADDLSMAGLPVESIEAHDDDFVIELELTANRGDCLSHWGVAREVATIYHLPMKPPQIAFQETDRVVSESATVEISDPELCYRYCARVVTGVTVAPSPPWLVRQLEAVGQRSINNIADITNYVLFEMGHPLHAFDLYRLTGRKIIVRRAKNGEHLTTLDGVDRTLSTENLVIADAVKPVALAGVMGGAESEISTLTRNVLIESAWFLPTSIRKTARTFGMHTEASHRFERGTDIENAVTAMNRCAQLIQDVSGGSIQKGFIDCHPTVVTPPDLVLRQAELRRHLGIDVESEQVDRILSSLHFTVVSRQPEGKTWRTPTWRNDVTREIDLIEEVARHYGYDKFPPRLLRTSTRGQNLPSAAAVSRLKERLAALGYFEVIAFPFLDVEEAARFTRRIPVELANPLSEVAGALRPTALPSLLEMVRRNLNRGQRDVRVYEVGKIYFRSEMNKMVERSVLVLGAAGDYRPKVLHEVRPEPYKFQYFKGDVEQTLGLFETPDLKFRIPENPFHTYRQGHSSDVFVEGNFIATFGMLDASLLERYKIKQDVFAAEIDLEWLLKKGLRQIAFSPLSPFPAVERDLSFVLSSEISFEKVLTTLSRLRVENLFEIKPADSYHHSSLGDGNYSLSLRFVFQSPDRTLVEQEVTPQVEKVMRALETELGARIRKET is encoded by the coding sequence ATGAAGATTTCTTATCAGTGGCTCAGGCAATTCGTCGATGTCCCCGTCGAAGCCCGGAGGCTCGCCGATGACCTCTCGATGGCCGGCCTTCCGGTGGAGTCGATCGAGGCTCACGACGACGACTTCGTCATCGAGCTGGAGCTGACCGCCAATCGAGGTGACTGCTTGAGTCACTGGGGAGTGGCACGAGAGGTGGCCACAATTTACCATCTCCCTATGAAGCCTCCCCAAATCGCTTTTCAGGAGACCGACCGTGTGGTGAGCGAGTCCGCCACGGTCGAAATCTCCGATCCCGAACTTTGCTACCGGTACTGCGCCCGGGTTGTGACCGGGGTAACGGTGGCTCCTTCCCCTCCCTGGCTGGTCCGGCAATTGGAGGCGGTAGGCCAGCGTTCCATCAACAACATCGCGGACATCACTAATTACGTGCTCTTCGAGATGGGTCACCCGCTGCATGCGTTTGATCTGTACCGCCTCACCGGACGAAAGATCATCGTGCGGCGCGCAAAAAACGGTGAGCATCTCACTACCCTCGATGGGGTGGATCGAACCCTGTCCACCGAAAATCTTGTAATTGCGGATGCCGTGAAGCCTGTCGCCCTGGCTGGCGTCATGGGTGGAGCAGAGAGCGAGATTTCAACGTTGACCCGGAACGTGCTGATTGAGAGTGCCTGGTTCCTGCCGACCTCGATCCGCAAGACCGCACGGACCTTTGGGATGCACACCGAGGCGTCTCACCGCTTTGAACGCGGGACCGACATCGAAAATGCCGTCACGGCCATGAATCGATGCGCCCAGCTGATCCAGGATGTTTCCGGAGGTTCCATCCAAAAGGGATTCATCGATTGTCATCCCACTGTGGTGACGCCTCCAGACCTCGTCTTGCGGCAGGCCGAGCTAAGACGGCATCTCGGCATTGATGTCGAGTCCGAGCAAGTGGATCGAATCCTGAGCTCACTGCACTTTACGGTCGTCTCGAGACAACCCGAAGGCAAGACGTGGCGCACGCCCACCTGGCGCAATGACGTCACCCGCGAGATTGATCTCATTGAAGAGGTTGCCCGACATTACGGATATGACAAGTTTCCTCCCCGACTGCTCCGGACCTCGACCCGCGGCCAGAACCTTCCGTCCGCCGCCGCCGTCTCCCGATTGAAGGAGCGTCTGGCAGCTTTGGGTTATTTCGAAGTCATTGCCTTCCCGTTTCTTGACGTGGAAGAAGCTGCCCGATTTACGCGGCGCATACCGGTTGAACTGGCGAACCCGCTTTCCGAAGTCGCGGGCGCTTTGCGGCCCACGGCCCTCCCGTCACTGCTGGAGATGGTGCGCCGGAATCTGAACCGGGGCCAGCGTGACGTCCGCGTGTACGAAGTCGGAAAAATCTACTTTCGATCGGAAATGAACAAAATGGTGGAACGGTCTGTTCTCGTGCTCGGGGCCGCGGGAGATTACCGCCCCAAGGTTCTGCATGAGGTCCGCCCCGAACCTTACAAATTCCAGTACTTCAAGGGGGACGTCGAACAGACCCTGGGCCTGTTTGAAACACCGGATTTGAAGTTCCGCATACCCGAGAACCCGTTTCACACTTACCGCCAGGGCCATTCCAGTGATGTTTTTGTCGAAGGAAACTTCATTGCCACCTTCGGAATGCTGGACGCATCACTCCTCGAACGCTATAAAATCAAACAGGACGTGTTTGCGGCAGAAATTGATTTGGAATGGTTGCTGAAGAAAGGCCTGCGTCAGATCGCGTTCAGCCCCTTGTCCCCTTTCCCGGCAGTGGAACGGGACCTTTCGTTTGTTCTTTCAAGCGAAATTTCATTTGAGAAGGTACTGACGACCCTTTCACGGCTCCGGGTTGAAAACCTTTTCGAAATCAAGCCGGCCGATAGTTATCATCATTCATCACTGGGTGATGGAAACTACAGCCTGTCTCTCCGCTTCGTTTTCCAATCTCCCGATCGGACGCTCGTCGAGCAGGAGGTCACACCTCAGGTCGAAAAGGTGATGCGTGCCCTCGAAACAGAGCTAGGTGCCAGAATAAGGAAAGAAACGTGA
- the pheS gene encoding phenylalanine--tRNA ligase subunit alpha, which yields MTLDEKLQKPLSEIGVTSPGQCQSLFEELNQRLQRDSAAADSSAKVEEFRIAWLGRKNGRLSFLSDNWLKTAPSPLKPFLGKLLNTLKGDVERIFNELRAKNSGRIDLPLSDDLKNWKAGVETEVRVSSSVTGNIEASQRNPDITLPGLSRQFGAKHPLTLVREQIEEIFISMGYTVEEGPEIETAYYNFEALNTPDNHPARSEQDTFFIKDGGAGRDELLLRTHTSPVQIHTMERLKPPVRAIVPGKVYRRDNPDATHTPMFHQIEGFAVDVDISFCEFKGTLEYFLKAFFGPEKRVRFRPSYFPFTEPSAEVDISCGICGGTGRTNQGVSCRVCKQSGWVEVMGAGMIHPAVFQYVGYDPGKYSGFAFGLGLDRYTMLKFNMPSLDYFFNNDIRFLEQFR from the coding sequence ATGACCCTGGATGAAAAGCTCCAAAAACCGCTTTCGGAAATCGGCGTGACGTCGCCCGGGCAGTGTCAGTCTCTGTTCGAAGAGTTGAACCAAAGGCTTCAAAGAGACTCGGCGGCTGCCGATTCGTCTGCAAAAGTCGAGGAGTTCAGGATCGCCTGGCTAGGACGTAAGAACGGCCGCCTGTCTTTCTTGAGCGATAACTGGTTGAAGACGGCGCCGTCTCCTTTGAAACCTTTTCTTGGCAAGCTGCTAAATACCCTGAAAGGCGATGTGGAAAGGATTTTTAATGAACTCAGGGCCAAGAACTCCGGCAGAATTGACCTGCCATTAAGTGATGACCTCAAGAATTGGAAGGCCGGGGTCGAAACGGAAGTCCGTGTCAGCAGCTCTGTCACTGGGAACATTGAGGCGTCGCAAAGGAACCCGGACATCACCCTCCCCGGCCTGTCGCGTCAATTCGGCGCCAAGCATCCCCTCACCCTGGTGCGTGAGCAGATCGAGGAGATCTTCATCTCCATGGGCTACACCGTCGAGGAGGGGCCGGAGATCGAAACCGCTTATTACAATTTCGAGGCCCTCAACACGCCCGACAACCATCCCGCGCGCAGTGAGCAGGATACATTTTTCATCAAGGATGGCGGGGCGGGACGCGACGAGTTGCTCCTGCGGACGCACACTTCGCCCGTCCAGATCCACACCATGGAGCGTCTGAAGCCGCCCGTCCGGGCAATTGTTCCCGGCAAGGTCTACCGGCGCGACAACCCCGACGCCACGCATACCCCGATGTTCCATCAGATCGAAGGGTTCGCCGTCGATGTCGACATCTCTTTCTGCGAATTCAAAGGCACGCTGGAGTATTTTCTGAAGGCCTTCTTCGGCCCTGAGAAGCGGGTGCGCTTCCGCCCGAGCTATTTCCCGTTTACGGAGCCCAGCGCGGAAGTGGATATTTCGTGCGGCATCTGCGGCGGGACGGGCCGCACCAATCAGGGAGTTTCCTGCCGGGTCTGCAAACAGAGCGGCTGGGTGGAAGTGATGGGTGCGGGAATGATTCATCCGGCCGTCTTCCAATATGTCGGCTACGATCCGGGAAAATATTCGGGATTCGCGTTTGGCCTGGGACTGGATCGCTACACGATGCTGAAGTTCAATATGCCCAGCCTCGATTATTTTTTCAACAACGACATCCGGTTCCTGGAGCAGTTCCGATAA
- the thrS gene encoding threonine--tRNA ligase, translating into MIQITLPDNSQIQMPDGATTGDVARTVSPRLREEALVAKVDGVPRDLTYQLKGNERVEILTPRSKDPDALEVYRHSTAHLLAAAVLELFPGTKLGIGPAIENGFFYDFHRDEPFTPEDLEKIEKKMKELADRDLPYGRKEFPKEEGLKMFREMGEGMKCELIDEKADQVFSCYTLGDHFIDFCLGPHVPSSKKIKAFKLLSLAGAYWKGDEHKEQMQRIYGTSWFSQKELDEYLKKLEEAKRRDHRRLGTELDLFSIEEEAGPGLIFWHPKGGLVRKLMEDWSREEHLQRGYNLVFTPHVMRLDLWNRSGHTGFYRENMFGAMEVEKAEYQLKPMNCPGHILIYKSRLRSYRDLPLRLAELGTVYRYERSGVLHGLLRVRGFTQDDAHIFCTMDQLEKEIEGCVDFAFAVLRTFGFDRFEVELSARDPAHPEHYAGTAEEWERAEGALRNSLKRMDVPFKYMPGEAVFYGPKIDMKLVDAIGRPWQLSTVQFDFNLPRRFELGYIGEDGSRHQPVMVHRALWGSVERFFGVLIEHYAGAFPTWLAPVQVRLLPISERHLGYAREVLGRLQSARVRAEVDERNEKVNFKIREAQLQKIPYMLVVGDREQSSGTVGVRSRSEGDLGPKSIDEFLTSLEQVIASKAPAP; encoded by the coding sequence ATGATCCAAATCACTCTGCCTGATAACAGTCAGATCCAGATGCCCGACGGGGCCACGACCGGTGATGTGGCACGAACGGTGAGTCCGCGCCTGCGCGAAGAGGCTTTGGTGGCCAAGGTGGACGGTGTCCCGCGCGACCTTACCTACCAGCTCAAAGGCAACGAGCGCGTGGAAATCTTGACCCCGCGCTCCAAAGACCCTGATGCTTTGGAGGTGTATCGTCACAGCACCGCACATCTGCTGGCGGCCGCGGTTCTTGAACTCTTCCCCGGAACCAAGCTGGGCATTGGCCCCGCCATTGAAAACGGCTTCTTCTATGATTTCCACCGTGACGAGCCGTTCACCCCCGAGGATCTCGAGAAGATCGAGAAGAAAATGAAGGAGTTGGCCGACCGGGATCTGCCTTACGGCCGGAAAGAGTTTCCTAAAGAAGAAGGGCTCAAGATGTTCCGGGAGATGGGCGAGGGGATGAAGTGCGAATTGATCGACGAGAAGGCGGATCAGGTCTTCTCCTGTTACACCCTGGGCGATCACTTCATCGATTTCTGCCTGGGGCCCCATGTACCGTCCTCCAAGAAGATCAAGGCGTTTAAGTTGTTGTCACTGGCAGGCGCTTACTGGAAGGGCGATGAACACAAGGAACAGATGCAGCGGATTTACGGCACGTCGTGGTTCAGCCAGAAGGAGCTGGACGAGTATCTGAAAAAGCTGGAGGAGGCCAAGCGCCGCGACCACCGCCGGTTGGGCACTGAACTCGACCTCTTTAGTATTGAAGAAGAAGCCGGACCCGGGCTCATTTTCTGGCACCCCAAAGGCGGCCTAGTGCGGAAGCTCATGGAAGATTGGTCGCGTGAAGAACACCTGCAGCGTGGATACAACCTGGTCTTTACCCCGCATGTCATGCGACTGGATCTTTGGAACCGCAGCGGCCATACCGGCTTCTATCGTGAAAACATGTTTGGCGCGATGGAGGTCGAAAAAGCCGAATACCAGCTCAAACCAATGAATTGTCCCGGGCACATCCTGATTTACAAATCGCGTCTGCGCAGCTACCGCGATCTCCCGCTCCGTCTCGCCGAGCTCGGCACGGTTTATCGGTACGAGCGCTCCGGCGTGCTGCACGGGTTGTTGCGCGTTCGCGGGTTCACCCAGGACGACGCTCATATCTTTTGCACGATGGACCAACTCGAAAAAGAAATCGAGGGTTGTGTGGACTTCGCCTTTGCCGTGCTCCGAACTTTTGGGTTCGACCGATTCGAGGTTGAACTGTCGGCGCGGGATCCGGCCCACCCGGAGCATTACGCCGGCACGGCCGAGGAATGGGAACGCGCTGAGGGGGCGCTCCGCAACTCGCTGAAGCGGATGGACGTTCCGTTCAAATACATGCCCGGCGAGGCGGTGTTTTACGGCCCCAAGATCGACATGAAGCTCGTCGACGCCATCGGCAGACCGTGGCAGCTTTCGACAGTCCAGTTCGATTTCAATCTCCCCCGGCGGTTTGAACTGGGGTACATCGGCGAAGACGGCAGCCGACACCAACCGGTCATGGTCCATCGGGCACTCTGGGGATCGGTGGAACGGTTCTTTGGCGTGCTCATTGAACATTACGCCGGGGCCTTCCCCACCTGGCTGGCACCCGTTCAGGTACGCCTGCTGCCCATCAGCGAACGCCACCTGGGTTACGCCAGGGAGGTGCTCGGGCGGCTTCAGTCAGCGAGGGTTCGCGCCGAGGTGGATGAGCGGAACGAAAAGGTCAACTTCAAAATCCGGGAAGCGCAACTGCAAAAGATCCCTTACATGCTCGTCGTCGGGGACCGCGAACAATCTTCCGGGACCGTGGGCGTCCGCAGCCGGAGTGAAGGTGACCTCGGACCTAAATCCATTGATGAATTTCTGACCTCGCTGGAGCAAGTCATCGCGAGCAAAGCGCCGGCTCCCTGA
- the infC gene encoding translation initiation factor IF-3, with protein sequence MRTNERIRVPQIRVIDDQGSQLGIMPPYEALKIARERSLDLVEISPQAQPPVCKIMDYGKYIYQLNKKAHEAKKHQKQIQLKEVKFRPQTDEHDYEFKKNHILDFLKDGDKVKASVRFRGREMAHKEIGRKLLDRLVTDVGEAGIVEFFPKFEGPNLFMVLAPKKN encoded by the coding sequence ATTCGCACGAATGAGCGCATTCGTGTCCCGCAGATTCGGGTGATTGATGATCAGGGGAGTCAACTCGGAATCATGCCGCCGTATGAGGCGCTCAAGATTGCGCGTGAACGCTCGCTCGACCTGGTTGAAATCTCGCCGCAAGCCCAACCGCCGGTTTGCAAGATTATGGACTACGGCAAGTACATCTACCAGCTCAACAAAAAAGCGCACGAGGCGAAGAAACACCAGAAACAAATCCAGCTCAAAGAAGTCAAGTTCCGGCCTCAGACCGATGAACACGATTATGAGTTCAAGAAAAACCACATCCTCGATTTTTTGAAGGATGGGGACAAGGTCAAGGCGAGCGTGCGGTTTCGCGGGCGCGAGATGGCCCACAAGGAGATCGGGCGGAAGCTGCTGGATCGACTCGTCACCGATGTCGGCGAGGCGGGGATCGTGGAGTTCTTCCCCAAGTTCGAGGGACCCAACCTGTTCATGGTCCTGGCGCCGAAAAAGAACTAA
- a CDS encoding TIGR00282 family metallophosphoesterase, with amino-acid sequence MNILVIGDVVGRPGRDMVRDHVDLLRRDRKIDLIIANVENAAAGFGLTPLIAEDFFSWGVDVLTSGNHIYDKKEIIEYIARTARLLRPANYPPQSPGSGLFIGKTSKGIPYAVINLQGRIFMPPSDCPFQTAQNTLEKIPDDVKVRLVDMHGEATSEKQAMGWYLDGRVSAVVGTHTHVPTADEHILPRGTAFLCDIGMTGPYDSVIGVDKNQIIQKFFDQMPRRFETATGDPRLSAVLIEVDELMGRARSIERVVIRG; translated from the coding sequence ATGAATATTCTGGTCATCGGCGATGTAGTGGGCCGGCCGGGACGTGATATGGTCCGCGACCATGTGGATCTCCTGCGGCGCGATCGCAAGATCGATCTCATCATCGCCAATGTGGAAAACGCCGCTGCGGGGTTTGGTCTGACACCCCTTATTGCAGAGGATTTCTTCTCCTGGGGGGTCGATGTGCTGACCTCGGGAAACCACATTTATGACAAGAAGGAAATCATTGAGTACATCGCGCGGACCGCGCGCCTCCTGCGCCCAGCCAATTATCCGCCCCAATCCCCTGGCTCGGGCCTCTTTATCGGGAAGACCTCGAAGGGTATTCCCTATGCGGTCATCAACCTCCAGGGCCGCATCTTCATGCCCCCGAGTGACTGCCCCTTCCAGACCGCCCAGAACACCCTTGAGAAGATCCCCGATGACGTGAAGGTTCGCCTGGTTGATATGCACGGCGAGGCCACCTCTGAGAAACAAGCCATGGGATGGTATCTTGACGGGAGGGTTTCGGCCGTCGTCGGGACCCACACGCACGTCCCGACCGCCGATGAACACATCCTTCCCCGCGGAACCGCCTTCCTGTGCGATATCGGCATGACCGGCCCCTACGATTCCGTCATCGGCGTCGACAAGAACCAGATCATTCAAAAATTCTTCGATCAAATGCCCCGCCGCTTCGAAACCGCAACAGGAGATCCGCGGTTGAGCGCTGTGCTGATCGAGGTGGATGAACTGATGGGCCGCGCCCGCTCCATTGAGCGTGTGGTCATCCGAGGATAG
- a CDS encoding GNAT family N-acetyltransferase: MIEYRVGNDLNIDEVIDLYRASTLGERRPIDDKDRMLRMVKNANLVITAWDHDLLVGISRSLSDYSYVTYLSDLAVRQSHQKQGIGKELIVRTQQEAGLAATLVLLAAPAAEEYYPHIGFTHHPQAWWLRPGEGVR, from the coding sequence ATGATCGAATACAGGGTTGGTAACGACCTGAACATCGACGAAGTGATTGACCTGTACCGGGCATCCACGCTGGGTGAACGCCGGCCCATCGACGACAAGGATCGCATGCTCCGGATGGTGAAAAACGCCAACCTTGTCATCACGGCATGGGACCACGATCTTCTGGTCGGTATTTCCCGGTCGCTCTCAGATTATAGTTATGTGACTTATTTGTCCGATCTGGCCGTCCGGCAGTCCCACCAGAAACAGGGGATCGGCAAGGAGCTGATTGTAAGAACACAGCAGGAAGCGGGTCTCGCAGCGACCCTGGTTCTGCTCGCTGCGCCCGCCGCCGAAGAGTATTATCCCCACATTGGATTTACGCACCATCCCCAGGCGTGGTGGTTGAGGCCCGGGGAAGGCGTTCGATGA
- a CDS encoding VanZ family protein, with amino-acid sequence MAFIFLMSTGTFSSENTALFFGPLLRFLVPDISPQMVDLVHRAIRKSGHVAEYFILGVALFRAFRGGSRDTRAWHWALCSLLVGVLYAASDELHQSFVATRMASPIDVAIDSAGAVLAQIVCVLAYLRGLKQAVSS; translated from the coding sequence ATGGCCTTCATCTTTCTGATGTCCACCGGGACATTCTCTTCGGAGAACACGGCGTTGTTTTTTGGACCGTTGCTCCGGTTCCTGGTTCCCGACATTTCCCCGCAAATGGTGGATTTGGTCCACAGGGCTATACGCAAGAGCGGGCATGTGGCAGAATATTTTATCCTCGGGGTGGCGCTGTTCCGTGCTTTTCGCGGAGGATCCCGGGACACCCGGGCCTGGCATTGGGCGTTGTGTTCGTTGCTTGTGGGTGTTCTCTACGCCGCATCCGACGAGTTGCATCAGTCCTTTGTCGCGACGCGGATGGCCTCTCCCATCGATGTGGCGATTGATTCCGCGGGTGCCGTGCTCGCCCAGATCGTGTGCGTTCTGGCATACCTTCGGGGCCTGAAGCAGGCGGTTTCGAGTTGA
- the rpmI gene encoding 50S ribosomal protein L35, giving the protein MPKLKLKSHRGAAKRFRLTATGKVKRGHAYARHLLASKTTKVKRKLDKDTLVSKADEKSVKRMLVYG; this is encoded by the coding sequence ATGCCGAAACTAAAGTTGAAAAGCCATCGCGGGGCCGCCAAACGATTCAGGTTGACCGCGACGGGAAAGGTCAAGAGGGGTCATGCCTACGCGCGTCACCTCCTGGCCTCAAAAACCACGAAAGTGAAACGCAAGCTCGACAAGGACACCCTGGTCAGCAAGGCGGATGAAAAATCGGTCAAGCGCATGCTGGTTTACGGCTAG
- the rplT gene encoding 50S ribosomal protein L20 translates to MPRVKRGPKRARKRKKILKLASGYVLTKSKLYRSAKESVQKALKYSYRDRRVRKRDFRQLWIIRIGAASRENGLSYSRFIAGLKKAGVALDRKILADLALNDAAAFAKLAETAKQASSGPASA, encoded by the coding sequence GTGCCCCGAGTTAAACGAGGTCCCAAGCGCGCCCGAAAGCGCAAGAAGATTTTAAAACTGGCTTCCGGATACGTCCTCACCAAGAGCAAACTCTACCGCTCCGCCAAAGAATCCGTTCAAAAAGCCCTGAAGTATTCCTACCGTGACCGCCGTGTCCGTAAACGGGACTTCCGTCAGTTGTGGATTATTCGCATCGGCGCTGCGTCGCGCGAGAACGGCCTTTCTTACAGCCGGTTTATTGCCGGGTTGAAAAAAGCCGGAGTCGCGCTCGATCGCAAGATCCTCGCCGACCTGGCCCTGAATGACGCCGCAGCGTTTGCCAAACTTGCGGAAACCGCCAAACAAGCGAGTTCAGGTCCGGCGTCCGCATAA